A region of Methanocorpusculum labreanum Z DNA encodes the following proteins:
- a CDS encoding DUF58 domain-containing protein — protein sequence MHPTPLTSTLLLFTLFCFGYAWLMNSSEAVGAGLGILVVLVIQAGIFHAKLRTLVLSLNVTRDVDKQILHQNSIVNITSSITVVIKQLTASFEDVPPTGSVLISGSTKFIEGRATYAVRIPVIGDSYFRGIQITCSDMFFARTLLFARNAGLPKFTMYPTGISQTYTIIGHGAGWGAKEYDRHALLQGFDIRSLRPYSDGDNIRDIDWKLSSKHRDLYVRLKSDASGGLPALIADIPPLGASKETCIHFAETVIGALEGIKIGDDFPVIFFSGAMYLGITRSGLTHEINAMLKRAGSIRPTDYVFRLSHPYALMETDKPGKIMTDFEQRISDLEQQYAGRYPTDFENVVKNIVMDMENETHVTFVTTAHGDLSHLTYFISETKMKNRHVTVFVVGVAGTSREEEVRNALTRAGANDLEMV from the coding sequence ATGCATCCGACCCCGCTGACCAGTACTCTATTACTGTTTACTCTTTTTTGTTTTGGGTATGCCTGGCTGATGAATTCATCGGAAGCAGTAGGTGCGGGTCTTGGAATTCTGGTCGTTCTGGTAATTCAGGCAGGCATTTTCCACGCAAAACTGCGTACCCTTGTTCTCTCTCTTAATGTAACCCGTGATGTCGACAAGCAGATTCTTCATCAGAATTCGATTGTTAACATAACATCGTCGATTACTGTTGTAATTAAACAATTGACGGCTTCATTCGAAGACGTTCCCCCGACAGGTTCTGTTCTGATTTCAGGCTCGACAAAGTTCATCGAAGGAAGAGCGACATATGCAGTGAGAATACCGGTCATCGGTGATTCGTATTTTAGAGGGATACAGATTACATGCAGCGACATGTTTTTCGCCCGTACACTTCTGTTTGCCCGAAACGCCGGGCTTCCTAAGTTCACTATGTACCCAACCGGGATCTCGCAAACATACACGATCATTGGGCATGGGGCAGGATGGGGAGCTAAAGAATATGACAGACACGCACTTCTCCAGGGTTTTGATATTAGATCTCTGCGCCCCTACTCGGATGGGGATAACATCAGAGATATCGACTGGAAGCTCTCAAGTAAGCACAGAGATCTCTATGTTCGCCTGAAATCGGATGCATCCGGCGGTCTGCCTGCATTAATTGCAGATATTCCCCCGCTCGGTGCCTCAAAAGAAACATGTATTCATTTTGCCGAGACGGTCATCGGTGCTTTGGAGGGAATTAAAATCGGAGATGATTTTCCGGTTATTTTCTTCTCCGGCGCCATGTATTTGGGAATAACCCGCTCAGGTCTCACCCATGAAATCAATGCCATGCTCAAACGTGCCGGCAGTATCCGTCCTACGGACTATGTATTTCGACTCAGTCATCCGTATGCATTGATGGAAACAGATAAACCTGGTAAGATCATGACTGATTTTGAACAACGCATTTCCGATTTGGAGCAGCAGTATGCCGGACGTTATCCTACTGATTTTGAAAATGTCGTGAAAAACATCGTGATGGATATGGAAAATGAGACACACGTCACTTTTGTCACCACAGCGCACGGAGATCTGAGTCATCTGACATATTTTATTTCGGAAACAAAGATGAAAAATCGTCATGTAACGGTGTTTGTTGTAGGGGTTGCCGGAACTTCTCGCGAAGAAGAAGTGCGTAATGCCCTAACCCGTGCCGGGGCAAATGATCTGGAGATGGTCTGA
- a CDS encoding AAA family ATPase — MNYFFIFAGPNGSGKSTVIGNFAASPFSFYDSNDALYINADYYAKLDPVVKAMPEGREKDLAAWHGTNAWRTKALRDRHHNIKWETVFSHPGRMDVIREAKELGYFVILVYVTTIDPAINVERVLMRAAQGGHGVPEEKIRSRYERSVKLLPDMLDLADEALVYDNSYHKSPPGLIFGKIGGEYMVLNRDKMDAALFSWVRRNLVEPLEEKSRFCLVLNEEISNLFIRDHYP, encoded by the coding sequence ATGAACTATTTTTTCATTTTTGCAGGACCGAACGGGTCGGGCAAATCCACTGTGATCGGGAATTTTGCAGCATCTCCATTCAGCTTTTATGATTCGAATGATGCATTATATATCAATGCGGACTATTATGCCAAATTGGATCCTGTCGTTAAAGCTATGCCGGAAGGCAGAGAGAAGGATCTGGCTGCATGGCACGGGACAAATGCATGGCGCACGAAGGCATTGAGGGACAGGCATCACAACATTAAATGGGAGACGGTTTTTTCTCATCCGGGAAGAATGGATGTTATTAGAGAAGCAAAGGAACTGGGGTATTTCGTTATACTGGTGTATGTGACAACGATCGATCCGGCCATAAATGTGGAACGTGTACTGATGCGTGCTGCACAGGGAGGACACGGTGTTCCCGAAGAGAAGATACGCAGCAGGTATGAACGGTCGGTGAAGCTGCTGCCGGATATGCTTGATCTGGCGGATGAAGCATTGGTCTATGACAATTCTTATCATAAATCTCCTCCTGGATTGATCTTTGGAAAGATCGGGGGCGAATATATGGTTTTGAACAGAGATAAAATGGATGCGGCGCTGTTTTCATGGGTCCGCCGGAATCTTGTCGAGCCTCTGGAAGAAAAGTCGAGATTCTGTTTAGTCTTAAATGAGGAGATCTCCAATCTTTTTATCCGGGACCATTATCCGTAG
- a CDS encoding DUF4350 domain-containing protein, producing MRKRVIIAILLIIIVGLIATAQFATTDEEYSRYNINWNGTSDFFGMAADKQCVYSYDDLRSAESGSTLLIIAPGTEFTGLADYLYQGNTVIIADQSGNANIFLEEVGSSIRVHNEPVRSTSMEYKDMGIFRGTVEGDLFGSNVTTLTFNYPGYVTGGDVIASTSYLSWIDTNGNNIPDSNETLKVYSLIASENIGNGRVVVIADPSVFINSMLVRTHTENMQVIDALINEDIIIDQTNSATTDGGGLCPLLQIMHRYPSIGTALLTIILILAAIIGIRRIRQ from the coding sequence ATGAGAAAACGAGTCATCATAGCCATCCTCCTAATCATCATCGTCGGACTAATAGCGACCGCACAGTTTGCCACGACCGATGAGGAATACAGCCGGTACAACATCAACTGGAACGGCACCTCCGATTTTTTCGGAATGGCAGCCGATAAACAGTGTGTTTACAGCTATGATGATCTCCGCTCCGCGGAGTCGGGCAGCACACTCCTGATCATCGCACCCGGAACCGAGTTTACGGGCCTTGCCGACTACCTGTATCAGGGCAACACGGTCATAATCGCCGACCAGAGCGGGAATGCAAACATATTTCTTGAAGAGGTTGGCAGTTCTATTCGTGTCCATAATGAACCGGTCAGATCCACCAGCATGGAGTATAAGGACATGGGCATATTCCGAGGGACGGTCGAGGGAGATCTTTTCGGATCCAATGTCACGACCCTCACGTTCAACTACCCGGGGTATGTCACTGGGGGCGATGTCATCGCTTCCACCTCCTATCTCTCATGGATAGACACAAACGGAAACAATATCCCGGACAGCAATGAAACACTGAAAGTTTATTCACTTATCGCATCAGAAAATATAGGTAATGGGCGTGTAGTCGTCATTGCCGACCCTTCGGTTTTTATCAACAGTATGCTTGTGCGTACTCATACCGAAAATATGCAGGTCATCGATGCTCTCATAAATGAAGACATAATAATTGACCAAACCAACTCAGCGACGACTGATGGTGGTGGACTATGTCCTCTCCTTCAGATAATGCACAGATATCCCTCCATCGGCACTGCCCTGCTTACCATCATTTTAATTCTTGCAGCCATAATCGGCATACGGAGAATCCGCCAATGA
- a CDS encoding ATP-binding protein, producing MDDKEYEGNLLSLLENAEVFIKNNSKKSWGVSEMQRDEHEDYPHSSVREALINAIIHRDYQIIGSEIHIDMYPDRVEITSPGGMPDGSKIQALDVSTIPSMRRNMIISDVFGRLRIMERRGSGLSRIIDGYNDFEVKPAFYSESSYFRVTLPNKNYSVQDTAVSSFIQPRVMLSPSEEKVLELIAVNPAITGERIAENLDVSLRHAKRLLAELKEKGAIQRIGSAKSGHWEILINMPGQKHQYMSR from the coding sequence TTGGATGACAAAGAGTATGAGGGGAATCTTCTCTCTCTTCTTGAAAATGCAGAAGTGTTCATTAAGAATAATTCTAAAAAATCATGGGGCGTTAGTGAAATGCAGCGTGATGAGCATGAAGATTATCCTCATTCTTCAGTTCGCGAAGCTCTGATCAACGCCATTATACATCGGGACTATCAGATCATCGGTTCAGAAATACATATTGATATGTATCCGGACCGGGTTGAGATTACTTCTCCGGGAGGAATGCCGGATGGTTCCAAAATTCAGGCACTTGATGTTTCCACGATCCCGTCGATGAGGAGAAATATGATCATCTCTGATGTGTTTGGCCGACTGCGTATAATGGAGAGGCGCGGCAGCGGTCTTAGCAGAATAATTGATGGATACAATGATTTTGAGGTTAAACCGGCATTCTATTCTGAATCTTCCTATTTCCGTGTTACGCTGCCAAATAAGAATTATTCTGTGCAGGATACTGCCGTATCTTCCTTTATCCAGCCCCGTGTTATGTTATCTCCTTCGGAAGAGAAAGTGTTGGAACTTATTGCGGTTAATCCTGCCATTACGGGAGAAAGGATAGCCGAAAATCTTGATGTGTCTTTACGTCATGCAAAGAGGTTATTGGCGGAGTTGAAGGAAAAGGGTGCTATTCAGCGTATTGGTTCTGCTAAATCCGGTCATTGGGAGATTCTTATCAATATGCCGGGGCAAAAACACCAATACATGTCACGGTAA
- a CDS encoding nucleotidyltransferase family protein, giving the protein MPEAGKTSLPSTDKVPYTCIMSEYASIKKEVLTKLEANLPEIRERFGIETIGIFGSVSREEDTPDSDVDVLYAFKTGGVPLREFFAFKQYLEDLFGRTVDLVPVRWLAPSLRPYIERDMILFEANKAEA; this is encoded by the coding sequence ATGCCTGAGGCAGGCAAAACCTCATTACCATCCACCGACAAAGTACCATATACCTGTATCATGTCCGAATACGCAAGCATCAAAAAGGAGGTACTCACGAAATTAGAGGCAAACCTTCCGGAGATACGCGAGCGTTTCGGCATTGAAACGATCGGAATCTTCGGCTCCGTGAGTCGGGAAGAAGACACGCCCGACTCAGATGTAGATGTATTGTATGCATTCAAAACAGGCGGGGTCCCTCTTCGGGAATTTTTCGCCTTCAAACAGTATCTGGAAGATCTGTTTGGAAGAACGGTCGATTTAGTTCCCGTACGATGGCTGGCACCGTCACTTCGCCCCTACATAGAACGCGATATGATACTGTTTGAAGCAAATAAGGCAGAGGCATGA
- a CDS encoding HepT-like ribonuclease domain-containing protein has product MKSEYIYLDHMLQRCEKIRKITSSVKKEAFFLDEDKLDLVVHSLEIIGEATTHISKEFKKEHDEIPWQEIKDFRNVMFHQYFRIDPEVVWTVANTDIEDLYVFLIRILNKDEI; this is encoded by the coding sequence ATGAAATCCGAGTATATCTATCTGGACCACATGCTTCAGCGCTGTGAAAAAATACGAAAAATTACCAGTTCGGTCAAAAAAGAGGCATTCTTTCTGGATGAAGACAAATTGGATCTTGTTGTCCATTCTCTGGAGATCATCGGAGAGGCAACCACCCATATTTCCAAGGAGTTCAAAAAAGAACATGATGAAATACCCTGGCAGGAGATCAAGGATTTTCGAAACGTTATGTTCCATCAGTATTTTCGCATAGATCCTGAGGTAGTTTGGACCGTCGCAAATACAGATATTGAAGATCTCTATGTATTCCTGATCAGGATCCTGAATAAAGACGAGATATAA
- a CDS encoding AAA family ATPase — MTEQQNIDKVHIFHEQLKEQLHKFIVGYDNLLDLLSITLLTDGALLMEGIPGTAKTTICKIFAQNIGGKFGRLQGAVDVLPMDVIGVQKYLQSQGDFSFEKGPIFSNVFLVDEINRMTPKAQGALLEALAERQVTVDNLTFPLPYPFVVIATQNPYEMEGTFNLIESQKDRFTLSYQIQYLNVGDEVSILRKGIDRGLYMDTLEQSCEAITTLTDILTMQETVKNVYASDDILAYIGDLIMATRLHNDVKLGISTRGSLSLLRSAMAYAAIHGRDYVIPDDVKFLAIYCFNHRLILKREAVLGGITIQRVISDILESVPVR; from the coding sequence ATGACAGAACAGCAAAACATCGATAAAGTACATATATTTCACGAACAACTGAAAGAACAACTGCATAAATTCATCGTTGGCTATGATAATCTTCTGGATCTCCTGTCCATTACATTGTTGACGGACGGCGCACTACTCATGGAAGGGATTCCGGGGACCGCAAAGACCACAATATGTAAAATATTTGCGCAGAATATCGGAGGAAAATTCGGCCGTCTGCAGGGGGCTGTGGATGTCCTTCCGATGGATGTCATAGGGGTTCAGAAATATCTTCAAAGCCAGGGTGATTTCAGCTTTGAAAAAGGTCCGATCTTCTCCAATGTGTTTCTCGTGGACGAGATCAACCGAATGACACCAAAGGCGCAGGGTGCGTTGCTCGAAGCACTAGCCGAGCGTCAGGTCACTGTCGATAATCTCACCTTCCCTCTCCCCTACCCGTTCGTGGTCATTGCGACGCAGAACCCGTACGAAATGGAAGGGACGTTCAATCTTATCGAATCGCAGAAGGACCGCTTTACTCTCAGCTATCAGATCCAGTATCTTAATGTAGGCGATGAAGTCTCCATTCTCCGAAAAGGCATCGACCGCGGGTTGTATATGGATACCTTAGAGCAGAGCTGTGAAGCAATAACGACTCTGACAGATATTCTTACCATGCAGGAAACGGTTAAAAACGTTTATGCAAGCGACGATATCCTTGCCTATATCGGTGATTTGATTATGGCAACCAGGCTCCATAACGACGTGAAACTTGGTATCAGCACCCGTGGTTCCCTTAGTCTTCTGCGAAGCGCAATGGCATATGCGGCGATTCACGGTCGTGATTATGTGATACCCGATGATGTTAAATTTCTGGCAATCTATTGCTTCAATCACCGTCTGATCCTCAAACGCGAAGCGGTTCTTGGCGGCATCACAATTCAGCGGGTTATCTCAGATATTCTGGAAAGTGTTCCGGTGAGATAA